From the endosymbiont of Bathymodiolus septemdierum str. Myojin knoll genome, one window contains:
- a CDS encoding DNA recombination protein RmuC, which yields MEILLGILLGLAIGASVVFFRFGKFKDKFMQLSTEKAQLITKLEEQAKTFDFMQSSKEQMDRTFEKISAVVLKKDSQNLSEKNADLLNPLKIQIEEFRKKMEGLSVDQAKDRSALEQQIKALADAHKNTLEGTEKLTNALTYDNKQQGDWGEMILESILKDSGLKKNEQYHIQVTLKDEEGKNSRPDVIVHLPDGKDIIIDSKVSLKDYQNYVSGDTDAINAHIKSIDNHIKNISLKSYENLEGVNTLDYIFVFFPIEASLLVALEKKPNLFNDALKKNVALVSPSTLMMSLKTVHHIWNTERQNKNTEEIVRQAGAMYDKVSGFIKSMDDMEKHLNKAKDSYDTARNRLSDGKGSILSVAGKLKTLGVTSKKEIKE from the coding sequence ATGGAAATATTATTAGGGATATTGCTAGGGCTTGCAATCGGCGCAAGTGTTGTATTTTTTCGTTTTGGAAAATTCAAAGATAAGTTCATGCAGTTGTCCACTGAAAAAGCGCAGTTAATAACAAAATTAGAAGAGCAAGCCAAAACCTTTGATTTTATGCAAAGTTCAAAAGAACAAATGGATCGGACTTTTGAAAAGATTTCTGCGGTAGTGCTAAAGAAAGACAGCCAAAATTTAAGTGAAAAAAATGCTGATTTACTCAATCCACTTAAAATCCAAATTGAAGAATTCCGTAAAAAAATGGAAGGACTTTCCGTTGATCAAGCCAAGGATAGAAGCGCATTGGAGCAACAAATAAAGGCATTGGCAGATGCGCATAAAAACACATTGGAAGGTACGGAAAAACTTACCAATGCACTGACTTATGATAACAAGCAGCAGGGCGATTGGGGTGAAATGATTTTAGAGTCAATTTTGAAGGATTCTGGACTTAAAAAAAATGAGCAATATCACATACAGGTAACCTTAAAAGATGAAGAGGGTAAGAATTCAAGACCCGATGTAATTGTGCATTTACCCGATGGTAAAGATATTATTATTGATTCCAAGGTATCACTTAAAGATTATCAAAACTATGTTTCAGGTGATACAGATGCGATTAATGCACACATTAAATCGATTGATAATCACATTAAAAATATCTCACTTAAATCCTATGAAAATTTAGAAGGGGTAAATACCTTGGACTATATTTTTGTGTTCTTCCCGATTGAAGCATCGCTATTAGTGGCGTTAGAGAAAAAGCCAAATTTGTTTAATGACGCCTTAAAGAAAAATGTTGCCCTGGTGTCACCTTCAACGCTAATGATGAGCCTTAAAACCGTGCATCATATTTGGAACACAGAAAGGCAAAATAAGAATACTGAAGAAATTGTGCGTCAAGCAGGGGCAATGTATGACAAGGTTTCTGGGTTTATTAAATCAATGGATGATATGGAAAAACACTTAAATAAAGCCAAAGACAGTTATGATACAGCGAGAAATAGATTGTCAGACGGCAAGGGCAGTATCTTGAGTGTTGCAGGTAAATTAAAAACCTTAGGTGTTACTTCAAAAAAGGAGATTAAAGAATGA
- the rnt gene encoding ribonuclease T, giving the protein MQIKDRIRGYLPVVIDIETAGFNAQTDAMLEICAITIGVNEKGVFYPKKPKHFHITPFKGSVLEASALKFNGIDVDNPLRMAVSEKSALSEIFQSVRTEVKTEECTRAILVGHNAFFDLGFLYAAGNRSKLKNPFHQFSTIDTVSLSALYYGETVLAKAMRVANIEWDDASAHSALYDTQKTAELFCQIFNAQQYS; this is encoded by the coding sequence ATGCAAATTAAAGACCGTATAAGGGGTTATTTACCCGTTGTTATTGATATTGAAACTGCAGGTTTTAATGCACAGACCGATGCAATGCTCGAAATTTGTGCGATTACAATTGGCGTCAATGAAAAGGGTGTTTTTTACCCAAAAAAACCTAAACATTTTCATATAACTCCTTTTAAAGGGAGCGTGTTAGAGGCATCAGCCCTTAAATTCAATGGTATTGATGTGGACAATCCTCTGCGTATGGCAGTGAGCGAAAAATCGGCATTGAGTGAAATTTTTCAATCCGTTCGTACCGAAGTAAAGACAGAAGAGTGCACCCGTGCTATCCTAGTTGGGCATAATGCTTTTTTTGATTTGGGATTTTTATATGCAGCTGGCAATCGCTCAAAATTAAAAAATCCATTTCATCAATTTTCAACCATTGACACCGTTAGTCTTTCTGCTTTGTATTATGGGGAGACGGTATTGGCAAAAGCGATGCGCGTGGCAAATATTGAATGGGACGATGCCAGTGCACATTCGGCGTTATATGACACACAAAAAACAGCAGAACTTTTTTGTCAAATATTTAATGCTCAGCAATATTCTTAG
- a CDS encoding GNAT family N-acetyltransferase: MDTAQQILDLIAPFVAEGRILPRTYAQISDNIADFVILEQSGIVIACAGLKNCQEGGMGEIYALAVSKNMQNQGISDKLMVKVMQKAKVDNFSKIFALSKHNALWFLKQGFVQMEISELPKNRQKLFDHQRNSSIFFKGITNAN; encoded by the coding sequence TTGGATACAGCACAGCAAATATTAGATTTGATTGCGCCTTTTGTTGCAGAGGGTAGGATATTACCCCGTACTTACGCACAAATTAGCGACAATATCGCGGATTTTGTCATATTAGAGCAATCTGGTATTGTGATTGCCTGTGCAGGCTTAAAAAATTGCCAAGAGGGTGGTATGGGGGAAATTTATGCACTTGCTGTGTCAAAAAATATGCAAAATCAAGGTATTTCGGATAAACTAATGGTTAAAGTAATGCAAAAGGCAAAAGTTGATAATTTCTCTAAAATTTTTGCCTTGTCGAAGCACAATGCACTTTGGTTTTTAAAGCAAGGTTTTGTGCAAATGGAAATAAGTGAATTGCCAAAAAACAGGCAAAAATTATTTGACCATCAGCGTAATTCGTCTATCTTTTTTAAAGGAATAACCAATGCAAATTAA
- a CDS encoding RNA methyltransferase — MTKETNYTFDSVRIVMVNTTEPGNIGAAARAMKNMNLSRLYLVNPRGYPSAVATARASGADDVLSQAVVCNSLEEALQGTHLVIGASARQRNIKWRQMDVVSACAEIKQTTGIKGQEVAVVFGTEKFGLTNEELDLCQILMTIPGNPNYFSLNVASAIQVFAYQNYVYNTTTEFEKSENVLASYQELEGFYAHFSQVLEYIEYFEDKRPKALLMRRLRRFFGRAEPEKEEVAIFRGILRNIKPYLK, encoded by the coding sequence ATGACAAAAGAAACAAATTATACCTTTGATAGTGTACGAATAGTAATGGTTAATACCACGGAACCTGGGAATATTGGCGCGGCAGCCCGCGCAATGAAAAACATGAATTTATCGCGGTTGTATTTGGTCAATCCAAGAGGTTATCCGTCCGCCGTTGCTACTGCCAGAGCAAGTGGTGCAGACGATGTGTTATCTCAAGCTGTTGTTTGTAATTCTCTAGAGGAGGCTTTACAAGGTACACACCTCGTCATCGGTGCCAGTGCCCGTCAACGCAATATAAAATGGCGACAAATGGATGTGGTTAGTGCTTGTGCTGAAATTAAACAAACCACCGGCATTAAGGGGCAAGAAGTGGCTGTTGTATTCGGTACAGAAAAATTTGGCTTAACCAATGAAGAGTTAGATTTGTGTCAAATCCTAATGACCATCCCTGGTAACCCTAATTACTTTTCACTTAATGTCGCCTCTGCCATTCAAGTTTTCGCTTATCAAAATTATGTCTATAACACCACGACAGAATTTGAAAAAAGTGAAAATGTATTGGCCAGTTATCAGGAGTTAGAAGGTTTCTACGCACACTTTTCTCAAGTATTAGAGTATATTGAATACTTTGAAGATAAGCGTCCAAAGGCTTTATTAATGCGGCGATTGCGGCGATTTTTCGGTAGAGCAGAGCCTGAAAAAGAAGAAGTGGCAATTTTTAGAGGGATCCTTAGAAACATCAAACCTTATTTAAAGTAA
- a CDS encoding YciK family oxidoreductase, whose product MNIPTNYKIIGNELTDKIILVTGANRGFGRAMTLDLAKAGATVIMLGRDLASLEAVYDEVTDAGYQEPMLYPLDLEGATPEHYEQLQADLLTNFGHLDGLIHNAGIIGTMMPIEQYDIKLWYSVMQINVNAVFMLTQALIPVLNKSKDARVLFLSSSVGRDARAYWGAYGVSKFAIEGLSKTLSEELEKTNIRVNSLDPGRMRTEMRRTAYPAENADKNPLPENKSLAIVYLMSETAEGINGEQLSL is encoded by the coding sequence ATGAATATTCCAACCAATTATAAAATCATAGGTAATGAATTAACAGACAAAATTATTCTTGTTACTGGTGCCAATCGTGGCTTTGGTAGAGCAATGACGCTAGATTTAGCCAAAGCGGGTGCCACCGTCATTATGTTGGGGCGTGATTTAGCCTCGCTTGAAGCGGTATATGACGAAGTGACGGATGCAGGTTATCAAGAGCCGATGCTTTACCCTTTAGATTTAGAGGGTGCAACGCCTGAGCATTATGAGCAATTGCAAGCAGATTTATTGACAAATTTTGGTCATTTGGATGGATTAATTCACAATGCGGGTATTATCGGCACAATGATGCCGATTGAACAATATGATATCAAACTTTGGTATTCGGTGATGCAAATCAATGTTAATGCCGTGTTTATGCTTACGCAAGCACTAATCCCCGTGTTGAATAAATCCAAAGATGCAAGAGTGTTGTTTTTATCTTCCTCAGTAGGGCGTGATGCCCGAGCTTATTGGGGTGCTTATGGGGTAAGTAAATTTGCCATTGAAGGATTAAGCAAAACCCTCTCAGAAGAGTTGGAAAAAACCAATATTCGTGTTAATTCGCTAGATCCAGGACGCATGAGAACTGAGATGAGACGCACAGCTTATCCTGCGGAAAATGCGGATAAAAACCCATTGCCAGAGAACAAATCTTTGGCAATCGTTTATCTAATGAGCGAGACTGCAGAGGGGATAAATGGCGAGCAACTATCGTTGTAA
- a CDS encoding HAD family hydrolase, with the protein MAINTLLFDLDGTLIDTAPDLAFALNTLLLENGMPEKPYADIKPLVAFGGKTLVSMGFDCDELHPKFDSRHQRLLQIYTDNIDKYAKTFEGIDDLLGVIKAKGLLWGIVTNKPENLTHLLLDKMDIKPDVIVCGDTLEHNKPHPAPLLYACARLAVDPVSCLFIGDDKNDMLAGKNAGIKTVAVAYGYGKVTDDWNYDYLVEHPQDIQELI; encoded by the coding sequence ATGGCAATTAACACGCTTCTTTTTGATTTAGACGGTACACTGATTGATACTGCACCTGATTTGGCGTTCGCATTAAATACTTTACTGTTGGAAAATGGTATGCCAGAAAAACCCTATGCAGATATCAAACCGTTAGTGGCATTTGGCGGAAAAACCTTGGTAAGTATGGGTTTTGACTGCGATGAGTTGCACCCTAAGTTTGACAGTAGGCACCAAAGATTGCTGCAGATTTACACCGATAATATCGATAAATACGCAAAAACTTTTGAGGGTATTGACGATTTATTGGGTGTTATAAAGGCAAAAGGCTTGCTTTGGGGTATTGTTACCAATAAGCCTGAAAATTTAACCCATTTATTGTTAGATAAAATGGATATCAAACCTGATGTTATTGTTTGTGGTGATACACTAGAGCATAACAAGCCGCATCCTGCGCCGCTACTTTATGCTTGTGCAAGATTGGCAGTTGACCCAGTATCGTGTTTGTTTATTGGCGATGATAAAAATGATATGTTAGCAGGTAAAAATGCAGGCATCAAAACTGTGGCAGTGGCTTATGGCTACGGGAAAGTGACAGATGATTGGAATTATGATTATTTGGTTGAGCATCCGCAGGATATACAGGAGTTGATTTAA
- a CDS encoding inositol monophosphatase family protein, with product MHPTLNIAIKAARKAGDIILRYHNQIDLLTIENKAANDFVSEVDKAAEDAIIDELKYAFPDHSILGEENGEILGDDRFQWIIDPLDGTTNYLHGFPQYSVSIALYIDNEARHAVVYDPFKEELFTASKGDGAYLNEQRIRMTSTRGFENTLIGTGFPFKAPQHLDAYLDMFKAIHPQVSGIRRAGSAALDLAWLAAGRMDGFWEIELNIWDIAAGALIVKEAGGYIGDFSGRDKYLETGNVVAGNEAVFKAILKTIHPHLTADLQR from the coding sequence ATGCATCCTACGCTTAATATCGCCATCAAAGCCGCTCGCAAAGCCGGTGACATCATTTTAAGATACCACAATCAAATTGACTTGCTAACGATTGAAAATAAAGCAGCCAATGACTTTGTTTCCGAAGTGGACAAGGCTGCCGAAGATGCTATTATAGACGAGTTGAAATACGCTTTTCCCGATCATTCGATTTTAGGTGAAGAAAATGGCGAGATTTTAGGCGACGACCGCTTTCAGTGGATTATTGACCCATTAGACGGCACCACTAACTATTTACACGGGTTCCCGCAGTATTCGGTTTCAATTGCTTTATATATTGATAATGAAGCCAGACACGCTGTCGTTTATGACCCATTCAAAGAAGAATTATTTACCGCTTCAAAAGGCGATGGCGCTTATTTGAACGAGCAAAGAATTCGCATGACCAGTACCCGAGGTTTTGAAAATACACTCATTGGTACTGGTTTCCCGTTCAAAGCACCACAGCATTTAGATGCTTACTTAGATATGTTCAAAGCCATCCATCCACAAGTATCTGGCATTCGTCGTGCAGGCTCTGCTGCATTAGATTTGGCTTGGTTAGCAGCGGGCAGAATGGACGGATTTTGGGAAATTGAACTCAATATCTGGGACATTGCTGCTGGCGCATTAATTGTCAAAGAGGCAGGTGGTTACATTGGCGATTTTTCAGGTAGGGATAAATACCTAGAAACAGGTAATGTTGTCGCTGGTAATGAGGCAGTATTTAAAGCAATTTTAAAGACCATTCATCCGCACCTTACTGCGGACTTACAACGATAG
- the ilvD gene encoding dihydroxy-acid dehydratase → MSSSSRKYSSQVVDGYERAPSRAMLYPVGFKKEDFKKPQVGIASTWSMVTPCNMHINKLADEAEKGVNSAGGKGVIFNTITISDGISMGSEGMKYSLVSREVIADSIETVVGCQGFDGVVAIGGCDKNMPGCIIGLARLNRPGIFVYGGTIQPGKGHTDVVSVFEAVGQFANNTIDAIELENIEKTAIPGPGSCGGMYTANTMASAIEALGMSLPNSSAQDAISDEKNNDCVRAGEAVLNLLEKDIKPNDIMTMKAFENAITVIIALGGSTNAVLHLIAMAYAAGVDLNIDDFTRIGKNVPVIADLKPSGKYMMSELVKIGGTLPLMKMLLDAGLLHGDCITVTGHTMAENLKNVKPYADSQEIIRALDNPIKKDSHLRILRGNLAEEGAVAKITGKEGLSFQGTAKCFGREEEALSAVLNDEIKSGDVIVIRYEGPAGGPGMREMLAPTSAVMGKGLGGEVALITDGRFSGGTHGFVVGHITPEAFKGGVLAIVEDGDGILIDAENNKLELLVAQSVIDERLSKWTQPKPNYTKGVLAKFAKLAKSASEGAVTD, encoded by the coding sequence ATGTCCTCAAGTTCAAGGAAATATTCCTCACAAGTCGTTGATGGTTACGAACGCGCACCCAGTCGCGCAATGCTTTACCCTGTTGGTTTCAAAAAGGAGGACTTTAAAAAGCCGCAAGTCGGTATTGCTTCTACTTGGTCGATGGTTACACCGTGTAACATGCACATCAATAAATTAGCCGATGAAGCGGAAAAAGGCGTCAATAGTGCGGGTGGTAAAGGGGTTATTTTTAATACCATTACCATTTCAGACGGTATTTCTATGGGCTCAGAAGGTATGAAATATTCCTTGGTTTCTCGTGAAGTGATTGCAGATTCCATTGAGACGGTTGTTGGTTGTCAAGGTTTTGATGGCGTTGTTGCCATTGGTGGTTGCGACAAAAATATGCCTGGTTGCATTATCGGTCTTGCTCGGCTTAATCGTCCAGGTATTTTTGTTTACGGTGGCACCATTCAGCCAGGTAAAGGTCATACCGATGTGGTTAGCGTGTTTGAGGCAGTTGGACAATTTGCCAACAATACGATTGATGCGATTGAATTGGAGAATATTGAAAAGACGGCCATTCCTGGTCCGGGCTCTTGTGGTGGTATGTACACGGCAAATACTATGGCGAGTGCAATTGAAGCATTGGGTATGAGTTTGCCAAATTCTTCAGCGCAAGATGCCATTTCAGATGAAAAAAACAATGACTGTGTGCGTGCAGGTGAAGCTGTTCTTAATTTATTAGAAAAAGACATTAAGCCGAATGATATTATGACAATGAAAGCATTTGAAAATGCGATTACCGTTATTATTGCCCTTGGTGGCTCTACCAATGCGGTGCTACACTTAATTGCCATGGCTTACGCCGCTGGGGTTGATTTAAATATAGATGATTTCACTCGTATCGGTAAAAATGTCCCTGTTATCGCTGACCTTAAACCATCAGGAAAATATATGATGAGTGAGTTGGTTAAAATCGGTGGCACCCTGCCATTGATGAAGATGTTATTAGACGCAGGTTTGTTACACGGTGACTGTATCACGGTAACAGGTCACACCATGGCTGAAAACTTAAAAAATGTAAAACCTTATGCAGATTCACAAGAAATTATCAGAGCCTTAGACAATCCAATCAAAAAGGATTCACACTTACGCATCCTACGAGGTAACCTTGCAGAAGAAGGTGCAGTGGCAAAAATCACGGGCAAAGAAGGCTTAAGTTTTCAGGGCACCGCCAAATGCTTCGGCCGTGAAGAAGAGGCGTTATCCGCTGTTCTCAACGACGAAATTAAATCAGGCGATGTCATTGTTATCCGCTATGAAGGTCCCGCTGGTGGCCCAGGTATGCGTGAAATGCTTGCCCCGACTTCCGCCGTGATGGGTAAAGGCTTAGGTGGCGAAGTTGCCTTAATTACCGATGGTCGCTTCTCAGGTGGCACCCACGGATTTGTGGTGGGTCACATCACTCCAGAAGCCTTTAAAGGTGGTGTGCTAGCAATCGTAGAAGATGGCGATGGAATTCTCATCGATGCAGAAAACAACAAATTAGAATTATTGGTTGCGCAAAGTGTGATTGATGAACGCTTATCTAAGTGGACACAGCCGAAACCGAACTACACCAAAGGTGTGCTGGCTAAGTTTGCAAAATTGGCGAAATCAGCCTCTGAAGGTGCTGTAACAGACTAA
- a CDS encoding S8 family serine peptidase — protein MSMKILITMGIIGSVLLTGCGGGSKKVIDTTGFDKTEGIADSKKGVIYLQEFLTANSASQDTVADLYTRLNIPGVEQAHKDGWTGKGKTVSILDVFNSSEDHGRIVSDIVYVTAPGITRNEFNLGALDDSAKNLKTMSSNVITTSSGYSPSSLLSDSNLNKYVEGLIVDFKASDALITVAAQHSNWSGTRDDSPGRTGRGGFVNCPNDAAMTVEKCNGWAVKGFNSNNLIYVGEVDSNNKIPPWSNQAGAAHKNQFIVTSSDYITVDSDGGAHGNSFSTPRVAGAGALTRHKFPNLSGSQTATIILNTADDLGVEGVDDVYGHGKLNIGAALAPIGSLH, from the coding sequence ATGAGCATGAAGATATTAATCACAATGGGAATAATAGGGTCGGTATTGTTAACTGGCTGTGGCGGCGGGTCAAAAAAGGTTATAGATACAACAGGGTTTGACAAAACCGAGGGGATTGCAGATTCTAAAAAAGGAGTGATTTATCTACAGGAATTCTTGACAGCGAATAGCGCTAGTCAAGACACAGTAGCCGACTTATATACAAGGCTTAATATTCCTGGCGTGGAGCAGGCGCATAAAGATGGTTGGACAGGCAAAGGAAAGACCGTTAGTATTCTCGATGTTTTTAATAGTAGTGAGGATCATGGCAGGATTGTTAGTGATATTGTCTATGTAACAGCCCCAGGCATAACAAGAAATGAATTTAATCTTGGGGCTTTGGATGATTCTGCTAAAAATTTAAAAACTATGTCCTCTAATGTAATAACAACCTCATCAGGATATTCACCGTCATCGTTGTTATCTGACTCGAATCTTAATAAGTATGTTGAGGGGCTGATAGTAGATTTTAAAGCTTCTGACGCCCTTATAACAGTGGCAGCACAACATAGTAATTGGAGTGGGACTCGAGACGATAGTCCAGGTAGAACAGGTCGCGGTGGATTTGTCAATTGCCCAAATGACGCCGCTATGACAGTAGAGAAATGCAACGGCTGGGCGGTAAAAGGCTTTAATTCAAATAATTTAATTTATGTTGGCGAGGTTGACAGTAACAACAAGATTCCACCGTGGTCCAATCAAGCTGGAGCAGCTCATAAAAATCAATTTATCGTTACTTCGTCTGACTACATAACAGTTGATAGCGATGGGGGTGCACACGGCAATTCATTTTCCACGCCTAGGGTTGCTGGTGCTGGTGCATTAACTCGCCATAAATTTCCAAATCTTAGCGGCTCCCAGACAGCCACGATAATTTTGAATACAGCCGATGATTTAGGTGTAGAAGGTGTGGACGATGTTTATGGGCATGGGAAACTAAATATAGGTGCCGCACTAGCGCCAATTGGTAGTTTGCACTAA
- the htpG gene encoding molecular chaperone HtpG, whose product MAEKQTHTFQTEVSQLLDLMIHSLYSNKEIFLRELISNASDAIDKLKFESLSNDTMVEGKEDLSVFVEVDKAKKTITITDNGIGMTESEVNKNIGTIANSGTKKFLKGMNEKQAQDSNLIGQFGVGFYSAFIVADKVTLITRKAGAKGKKGIQWTSAGKGKYSIEKVDCPDFGTKIVLHIKDDEAEFLDEQRLRGIISKYSDHITVPIMMVKHSEKSDDIEYEAVNKANAFWAQDKADLKQKDYDEFYKSLTFDFEAPLTQLHNKVEGNLNYTSLLYIPSKAPFDMWEPKRKGGIKLYAKRVFVMEDNEELMPLYLRFVKGVIDTADLSLNVSREILQGSKVVDTIRKASVSRILKELEKMAKNKPEKYATFWKEFGMVMKEGVVEDFSNKDKIAKLLRFATNKSDNATQTATLECYVKSMQKDQKAIYYITAETYEAAKGSPHLEVFNKKDIEVLLLSDRVDEWMVSNFGEFDGIPLKSIAKGDLEDLDSKEDKKEKEKVAKDFEKVIKDMQKILDAQVKEIKVSSRLSESPSCLIADENEMGGNMERIMKSLGQDVPDTKPILEINPKHPLVKKLKTKVDEDLVNVLFDQALLSEGGQLKDPAEFVKRMNKLIN is encoded by the coding sequence ATGGCAGAAAAACAAACACATACTTTTCAGACGGAAGTCTCTCAATTGTTAGACTTAATGATTCACTCTTTATACTCAAATAAGGAGATTTTTTTGCGTGAGTTGATTTCTAACGCATCTGATGCGATTGATAAATTGAAGTTTGAGTCACTTTCTAACGATACAATGGTGGAAGGTAAGGAAGATTTATCCGTTTTTGTTGAAGTCGATAAAGCCAAAAAGACCATTACCATTACTGATAACGGTATTGGCATGACAGAATCGGAAGTCAATAAAAATATTGGCACTATTGCGAATTCTGGTACTAAAAAATTCTTAAAAGGAATGAACGAGAAGCAAGCACAGGATTCTAATTTAATTGGTCAGTTCGGCGTGGGCTTTTATTCAGCATTTATTGTAGCCGATAAGGTAACACTAATAACAAGGAAAGCAGGTGCTAAAGGTAAAAAAGGCATACAATGGACTTCAGCTGGCAAAGGTAAATACTCTATTGAGAAAGTGGATTGCCCTGATTTTGGTACTAAGATTGTGTTGCACATTAAAGACGATGAGGCTGAGTTTTTAGACGAACAGCGTCTGCGAGGTATTATTAGTAAATATTCTGACCACATTACCGTACCGATTATGATGGTTAAGCACTCAGAAAAGAGTGATGATATTGAATATGAAGCAGTAAATAAGGCGAATGCGTTTTGGGCACAGGACAAAGCTGATTTAAAGCAAAAGGATTATGATGAATTTTACAAGTCATTGACTTTTGATTTTGAGGCGCCATTGACGCAATTGCATAACAAGGTTGAGGGTAATCTTAACTACACTTCTCTACTTTACATACCCTCTAAAGCGCCTTTTGATATGTGGGAGCCAAAACGCAAAGGTGGGATTAAGTTGTATGCAAAACGCGTCTTTGTTATGGAAGATAACGAAGAATTAATGCCCCTTTATTTGCGATTCGTCAAGGGTGTGATTGATACAGCTGACCTATCCCTGAATGTTTCGCGTGAGATTTTACAGGGCAGTAAAGTTGTCGATACGATTCGCAAAGCATCTGTTAGCCGCATTCTTAAAGAATTGGAAAAAATGGCAAAAAATAAGCCTGAAAAATATGCAACTTTTTGGAAAGAATTTGGCATGGTGATGAAAGAAGGCGTAGTTGAGGATTTTTCCAATAAAGATAAAATCGCTAAATTACTGCGTTTTGCAACTAATAAAAGCGACAATGCTACGCAAACTGCAACGCTTGAATGTTATGTCAAAAGCATGCAAAAAGACCAAAAGGCAATTTACTACATCACTGCTGAGACTTATGAAGCTGCCAAAGGCTCACCACATTTGGAGGTATTCAACAAGAAAGACATTGAAGTTTTATTGTTATCTGACCGTGTGGACGAGTGGATGGTAAGTAATTTTGGAGAATTTGACGGTATTCCGCTTAAATCAATTGCCAAAGGTGACTTAGAAGATTTAGACTCTAAAGAAGACAAAAAGGAAAAAGAAAAAGTAGCTAAAGACTTTGAGAAAGTCATTAAAGATATGCAAAAAATTCTTGATGCGCAAGTCAAGGAAATTAAAGTATCTTCTCGCTTGAGCGAATCCCCTTCTTGCCTTATTGCTGATGAAAATGAAATGGGTGGTAACATGGAGCGTATTATGAAATCACTCGGTCAAGATGTGCCTGATACCAAGCCAATTCTTGAAATCAATCCAAAACACCCTTTAGTTAAAAAACTCAAAACTAAAGTTGATGAGGATTTGGTAAATGTGTTGTTTGATCAGGCGCTATTAAGCGAAGGTGGGCAATTAAAAGACCCTGCTGAGTTTGTAAAACGCATGAATAAATTGATCAATTGA
- a CDS encoding lysophospholipid acyltransferase family protein, giving the protein MLFLRSLLYFLGSALVLIVLVVISIPLFFMPIKVRYGLLVNWSKFCIWWLRITLNIKLKLIGKENIPTTPCVIISNHQSTWETIALQTIYPHQTWVLKQELLLIPVFGWGLALLKPVIINRGEKLKALRKVIKQGADRVSKGIFIVIFPEGTRQPYGQLGEYQKGGVAIAKKANCDISPVCHNAGILWAKGSFIKQSGTITVVIGKPISVEGKSASVLIKEIKDWTEKTAKNIAEH; this is encoded by the coding sequence ATGCTATTTTTAAGATCTCTGCTTTACTTTTTAGGGTCGGCACTTGTTTTAATTGTGTTGGTTGTTATTTCAATACCATTATTCTTCATGCCAATCAAGGTGCGTTACGGTCTTTTAGTGAATTGGTCTAAGTTTTGCATTTGGTGGTTACGCATTACGCTCAACATTAAACTCAAACTCATTGGTAAAGAAAACATCCCAACAACGCCCTGTGTAATTATCTCTAACCATCAATCTACCTGGGAAACCATCGCCCTGCAAACCATTTATCCACATCAAACCTGGGTATTAAAACAAGAATTACTATTAATTCCTGTATTTGGTTGGGGGTTGGCACTTCTCAAACCCGTTATTATCAATCGTGGCGAGAAGTTAAAAGCATTGAGAAAAGTTATCAAACAAGGTGCTGATCGAGTTTCTAAAGGTATTTTTATCGTGATATTTCCAGAGGGCACTCGTCAACCTTATGGGCAACTTGGTGAATACCAAAAGGGAGGGGTTGCTATTGCTAAAAAAGCCAACTGTGACATTTCACCTGTATGTCACAATGCAGGTATATTATGGGCTAAAGGTAGTTTTATTAAACAATCAGGCACGATTACTGTTGTTATCGGTAAGCCGATTTCTGTTGAAGGTAAATCGGCGAGTGTATTGATTAAAGAAATAAAAGACTGGACTGAAAAAACCGCTAAGAATATTGCTGAGCATTAA